In a genomic window of Arvicanthis niloticus isolate mArvNil1 chromosome 8, mArvNil1.pat.X, whole genome shotgun sequence:
- the LOC117714376 gene encoding putative vomeronasal receptor-like protein 4 codes for MVLDPVKGTVFLCFTGLGTMGNSLVFVSYMNMFQSTEKKPIHLILAHLALTNIIMLLSKGMPKTIEAFNFGNFLNDISCKVVVYLARVARGLSICTSSLLTVVQAITISPRHSMWQRLNLKTPQHILFSLLCLWILNSLVSMNLPYYIKNVNSVNITQVKKVGNYCYFLPENWIIRWIFLTLMVLRDAVFQGAMGGASGYMVFLLHRHHQHVLYLLNSKLLYRTPPEIRAAQSVLLLMMCFLFFYWADCFISLYFTFSIENYSTILYVPEFLTLGYAVLSPFMLIHRDGHVIKCCHTQ; via the coding sequence ATGGTTTTGGACCCTGTCAAGGGCACAGTCTTCCTCTGTTTCACTGGACTTGGCACCATGGGGAACAGCTTAGTTTTTGTGAGTTATATGAACATGTTCCAAAGCACCGAGAAGAAACCTATCCACCTCATTCTTGCTCACTTGGCACTTACAAATATCATAATGCTTCTTTCAAAAGGGATGCCAAAGACAATAGAAGCCTTTAATTTTGGAAACTTCTTAAATGACATCAGTTGTAAAGTTGTTGTTTACCTGGCAAGAGTGGCCCGTGGTCTCTCCATCTGCACCAGCAGTCTCCTCACTGTGGTCCAAGCCATCACCATCAGTCCCAGACACTCCATGTGGCAGAGGCTCAACCTAAAGACTCCACAGCACATTCTTTTCTCACTTCTCTGCCTGTGGATACTCAATTCCTTGGTCAGCATGAACTTACCATATTACATTAAAAATGTCAATAGTGTGAACATAACACAGGTTAAGAAAGTTGGCAATTATTGCTATTTTCTGCCAGAAAACTGGATAATAAGATGGATTTTTCTCACTCTCATGGTCCTGAGAGATGCAGTGTTTCAGGGTGCCATGGGAGGGGCCAGCGGCTACATGGTATTTCTTCTCCACAGGCACCACCAGCATGTCCTCTACCTTCTCAACTCCAAGCTTCTCTACAGAACTCCCCCTGAGATAAGAGCTGCCCAGAGTGTCCTTCTTCTGatgatgtgttttcttttcttttattgggcagattgttttatttctttatacttTACTTTCTCTATAGAGAATTATTCCACAATACTATATGTTCCAGAGTTCCTAACTCTTGGTTATGCAGTTCTCAGCCCCTTCATGCTGATACATAGAGATGGACATGTGATTAAATGTTGTCATACTCAATAA
- the LOC117713378 gene encoding LOW QUALITY PROTEIN: vomeronasal type-1 receptor 4-like (The sequence of the model RefSeq protein was modified relative to this genomic sequence to represent the inferred CDS: deleted 1 base in 1 codon) has protein sequence MKEEMILKLLKKLTFLFMTVFGILGNMSVSVNYMFSWWGSPEKKHIHLILIHLIFTNIIILLVKGLPKTIAAFGLSNFLDDIGCKIIAYLERVARGLSICTSSLLTVVQAIIISPRASGWRRLRPKSAWHILPFFLFFWIFNALISMNLIHSTTNRRLNVSQPKSYITYCYFIQPSQNIKWIVLPLMVLRDAVFQGAMGGASGYMIFLLHKHHQHVLYLQNSKLLYRTPPELRAAQSVLLLMLCFVFFYWADCAISLFLTLSSNNNILMINTREFMTIGYATFSPFVLIHRDGLWLSVGMLSGRNLENVSLIYLFNKCERPATSAILWVTSIAHVILIALMLKPFAKSDIKNQTNTF, from the exons ATGAAGGAAGAAATGATTTTGAAGCttcttaaaaaattaacatttctcTTCATGACTGTGTTTGGCATTCTGGggaacatgtctgtttctgtgaatTATATGTTCAGTTGGTGGGGAAGCCCCGAGAAAAAACACATACATCTTATTCTTATCCACTTGATTTTTACAAATATAATAATCCTTCTTGTAAAAGGATTGCCTAAGACAATAGCAGCTTTTGGTTTGAGTAATTTCTTGGATGACATAGGCTGTAAGATCATTGCTTATCTGGAAAGGGTGGCCCGTGGTCTCTCCATCTGCACCAGCAGTCTCCTCACTGTGGTCCAGGCCATCATCATCAGTCCCAGAGCATCTGGCTGGAGGAGGCTCAGGCCAAAGTCTGCATGGCACATCCTTCCATTCTTCCTATTCTTTTGGATATTCAATGCTTTAATAAGTATGAACCTAATCCATTCTACCACAAATAGAAGACTTAATGTATCACAACCTAAAAGTTATATcacttattgttattttatacaACCAagtcaaaatataaaatggattGTTCTCCCTCTCATGGTCCTGAGAGATGCAGTTTTTCAGGGTGCCATGGGAGGGGCCAGTGGCTACATGATATTTCTTCTCCACAAGCATCACCAGCATGTCCTCTACCTTCAGAACTCCAAGCTTCTCTACAGAACTCCCCCTGAGCTGAGAGCTGCCCAAAGTGTCCTCCTTTTGAtgctctgctttgttttcttttactgggCAGATTGTGCTATTTCTCTATTTCTAACTCTCTCTTCAAATAACAATATCTTGATGATAAATACTCGAGAATTTATGACTATTGGTTATGCAACTTTTAGCCCTTTTGTGCTGATTCACAGGGATGGGCTT TGGTTGAGTGTTGGCATGCTCAGTGGAAGAAACTTAGAAAATGTCTCtctcatttatctttttaataaatgTGAAAGACCCGCCACTTCTGCAATATTGTGG GTAACATCCATTGCTCATGTTATCCTCATAGCTCTTATGTTAAAGCCCTTTGCTAAGTCTGACATAAAGAACCAGACAAACACTTTCTAA